A segment of the Pieris brassicae chromosome 10, ilPieBrab1.1, whole genome shotgun sequence genome:
ACATTGTTGGCAAAGGCTTGATAACAAAATTACCCATGAATCACGGTGTAAATAGGGTGTcagatatatacatttataactaTGTGTTAACATCCATGATAGCAGTTAATGAGTGATTCATACAAAACTCTAAttcctatttaaaaatttgcttATTCTGTTGTGAATtaggataaaaataattgaagaaaCAAAACATGTACATATTTGAACAACAACTAAATTAGggattttacattttattttaggtataaaaatattctggcagacagtaaaaatattcttgtgtaataagtattttacatttgtattatttaagtaattaaaacatattatccAGATATTCTACAACATAAAAGAAACACaatcttatttttcaaattcaatgTGTGCAAAAGTTTATTGTTCATTCAATATAGAATTCAAACTTTAAAAGCAATCTAGATTCTTAGCAAATGAGTATTggtttgtggactcagtttccgcaatTGAACGCTCAATAGGTCCTGTGTGCGTTGAAATGATATGTATTatcgttaatttttaatgtgttatataaatacaccTATGCGTAAATGTTAAATCCAGCATTGTTGCTAATCGGACCACGAAGTTAAaagaaatttcaattaaattatgaaaaaatctAACTATAACTACTATAACTAagttaatatctattaaagcTTATTTTTATGCACCTGTTCAGTTATGTATCAAAAACGGCAtcttatatactttaaaacttttttaatatcctgaataattatttcattcattcattagaAGCAAAAAGTAATTTTCGCATCACAACAAACTTAAAATcgcattttcaaaaataataacaatgacgTCACAAACTCAAGTAGGTCACCGCCGTTGCAAGTTGCACTTTACATTTTCGCACCTTATTTAACACTGTAACGTATAAACAATAGACACTTACACAATTCACTGAAGAGTTTTTAttcgaataattaaaaataaaagccgCATCGAACGTAGGAATTCGatgcgtttatttattttcggaTGACATTTGACGCAAAGATGCACGACTGCGCGTGACGTAGCAGACCGCGGAATGGCGCATTTGGGACTCCGATGGGCAGTGTTGCAATActcatattataaattacccAGATTTACATGTTGTgcattttacaaattaaacgtAGATATGTAAAGTGAAATTGATCATTGCTTGCAagaatatttagtaaatacggtcacttaaaataaaatcaaaatttatttatttacacttatgaaaactatgattataaaatataaacaatattataaaatagacgAAATGAGAAAAAAGTGTTTTGAATCAATTGAAAGactatacttttttatgtttgacAAAACCTTAATTGCAATTGCCATTTTAAGTCTATCCAATATCCCAATAAATGGGGAATAATAGCTATAGCAACATTGTTTAATTACGTACATatacgaaaaaataaattaagaatatatatatttaaaaagtttttaatatggTTTAATTAAACGTATTTTTCACATCATAATTAGGACATTTGCAGGCCAAGAAAGGGAAAAACAGTATGATGTAGGTATTTTAAGCCTCATTTAATTTaaggatgtttttatttaaatatgtttcctAACATTTTACGATTGgaaaaatttacatacaatcAAATTAAACTCGTTTAATTACCacgatttgtttttatatttatttaaattctacaCTATATATATTCTCGATTAAAATGTAGAATCctaatttatctaattttatacaCGTACCAGAACAAATTCTGTGTGTTGATTCAAAGCTGTGATGgtttaaattgtttacattGTCAATGTGTTTAAGCTTGGCTATAAAGCACTCGAAAAAAGTTTccccattttataaaaacttatccCATAATTATCATGTAAAACAATACGTTAATTGAGATCGCAATTCAAACATGGATTAAAAAGCCATCTCGacaatctaattaaaaaaataggtcAAAATAAATCCTTTTAAAAACAAGCCTTATTACCATAGTCCataaagtttaaaacattCGTATTTCGAACACTCAATTTCCACTACATGTTGAAAACAAAATCCATTCGAATTTTGAAACTCTGGAAAAGTTACGTAATGTTTATGATTGTTTAGGCGGGAAGTTGTTTTCTTTCATGTATAAACTAGGTCGTGTTATAAAGAGATAAATTAGTTCGTTTGTTGTTGCGatgtacattattaataatacgttATCctcctattattatattattgtcctAAActaatttcattgtttgtattgTACTAAAAAAACTTCGACGTGTCAGTTAGGTCTCTACCTAAGTTATgactaaatgttttttttttttttaaatataaattttgcttttttttttggcaaaaaattataaaactgagTTTATTTTTCAGCTTTTAgtaaagtttgttttaatcATTCATGTTTACAcccaatatattattattaatatatatatataataatgaaaaaccaAACAatcatgtataatatataagaaagtTAAGCAGCAAAGTTTCACATaactgttattataaatttagagTCATCTatgttacataaatttaacttacATCTTCTTGTTGGCTAAGAGAAGAGTGACTACCCCAGTCATCCCAAGTCTCTCTTTCACctgtgaaattataaaaaacagtaattaaaGCTACCTGTTAGAGTctcactatatatatatcaaaattattgaGTTTAAGTTTTCATAGCACAAAAACTTACAATAGCCGGCTTCACTGCTGGCTTCCATTCTTACACCatctataagaaaaatatagttgAAATATTTGGTCTACATCTTAcagaaactaatattttagaaCTTAAAATTAACTGGACGATTAAGAACATAAAGGCCTATAATCAAGAAACGGCCCTTAGAGCAGGTCTGTTTTAGGGTATCTtgcataaataagttttattgctGATGGTAATTAGTAGCTAGCTGTGAGGAATCACCTCATTTCAAATCCTTCGAAAATCTAATAAGAAGAAGCTAGAAGCATTTTGTGGTGTTCAAGACTGGATTTATTTTATCCTTGGAGTTAACAAGGTCCGCAAGAATAGTAACGATGTGAATATTATGTAGCTGTAGTCATGACGTatcgtattataaataaatgtacaaagTCCAATGAACTTACCATCATTAtctaataatttgatttgaaCCTATGTGTTcctttaataatactaatcgTATTAATCGTAAACACTAAATccgtaaattacatttaaaatccGTGTTATTACACTATCACGCCCAGTTTTAGAAACACTGTGTACACTGATAGATCACTCAAAAACTTCACCAAACATACAATACGACTTGGAAACTCCATTTTAGTaaccttttcatttatataaagggctatttgtgttatatttcACCTAGAAAATGACTAATATGAAGGAGTTCATTGTACTTTTGTGTTTACAATTTTAGCTGTCAAAGGCAAAACTCAAAAGATCGATTTAGTATTGCCAGTTAAGACTGTTTGATTTGCTCCGGAATTTAATTCACAATAAAATGATAGatccaaataatattatatcaggCTGTAAAATGTGAAGTAAAATTTAgctaactttttattaattttaatgttgcGACGAGATTAAcgtcattttaaataatgatattttcaCCACCAGTTTATCGTAACGAACCCGGAAGAtctttaatcaatttttttttattaactcttCGTTgcccataatataaaaagtgaacaTAATTAGATTAAAAGAAGGGCAACTGGctgccttatcgctttcgagcgatctcttccaggtaaCTAGTgtaagtgcaaaaatacatattacacatagttgttgagacaaaactaaacaggaacaaaacaaaatttaacaaaccaaaagtaaaaaaaagaatatatgaaaaataaaaagtatatcagtctcacgtcagttagtagttagtaagaaagttagggatacgatgtggactggtaatgtttgtacagaagaaatttaaaggaagatagagaaggagcaaAGCAAATAGGACCACGAAGtaaattccatagcctaactgcagagaccttacACTATTCGCCATGAAGAGtaatgagatgggatttcaaggatatagttttcggaagaacgtaagctatagttattaTCTCCCAAAAACATTGAagtcatttttgagatagaaAGGAGATTTAGGGTTGACAAGTAAaacataatgtataaaaaacaaattaattttataaatattttatttactttcaaaataaaaaccacatcagacataaaattataataaatgctcTATATCACATTATTCCTTCTTTTTCTTGCTTGGAGATTCCTCATCACTGTGTCGCCGCTTTCTATCAGAATCATTATGTTTCTTTTCTTTAGCATTTGGTTCTTCTTCCTCAGATTTTGTGTCTGGTATCACCTTTTTGACACGAGCTGCATCAGGCGAATATGCCCATAGTAAAAGTTCTAAATGTTCCTTTGTTGGGTCATCTTTTTCGTTATACAACTTCGCATCCACGTACTGTAAAAgataagttaatttaaaagccTATTAAGTAATCGTAAAGGAATTTCGAGATTCATAGAATACTATGTTAACCGTTTAAATGCCATGGGTTTTTACTCGGTGTTGCCTGTTAATTTTCATGTCAAAATTCTAATCATATTTgccatgttttattttaagaaactaCAATGGCAATAAAATACAAGGAAAGTAATGAATATGCATATTGCAActggaatataaaataaagaagttaTCAGGTGTGCTTTCCAACACAAACTCCATGAAATCTCTTACAGCGGGTACAATAATAGGTTTCTCCTCTTCATCTCCATTTATCGAAGCTACTGCAAACCACACACCGCCGTATCGTAGTAACTTTTCCAATCCAAACATCCGAGCTGAAGATGTAGTTCGATGGCATCTtctggtttatttttttggtgCAACTATTGCTCATCTCAGTCATTAATATCGCTGCATGTAAATTTCAATCTTGTCTGTATTTTTCTcgttatacaatatatatatgaattcaGCACTATCTTTGCAAATACATTGAATACGACCTTTTTCTAATATTTGAGGGTGTTCCGTTCATGCAGTTCGTAGCATTCGTAGTTACCTTTCTTTTTGTGAGATTCATCTGTCGTATCTATGTTcgttaaaatcaaaatatccgGATTTTTGTCTGTATTTTTCTCTACTAACACATTAGCACAGAATAGTTGGTGAAATACTTGGTCTTGTTTACTTCTGCAGTGTTGGCTTCTTTTATATATGATCACAATTTAAACCAGGTTAACAGAATTAAGATAATGTAACACTAACAAGTTAACATCAGCTGTGTAAAAAATTTCGTGTTCGTGAATATTATCTAGAAGTTTAATTGaaacgtaaaaataattttgaagaaaaatGTAAGACATGAATGATATTATTACCTTTTCCTTAAGATCTTTAAGTGCAGCATTCCTCACGATATCCCAAGATTTCCCATCATCCTTCTCTAATACCGTACGAAGACGCTTATATTCACCATTCACTGATGCGTAGGCATCTATAAATGATTTCTGAAAGTCAAagattgtttataaaataatgcatGAAAAATATGATCGACTGTTATTTCTGGATATATTACTTTTTGTCATATTTTACTATGCTTTGAATAACACAACTCTCATGTCTGAGGACGTAAGTTGATACCCGGCTGCACACCTGGAGACTTTCTTTCTGTGTGtgactttctttctttttattaaacacttGCTCAGTATagtaaggaaaccggcatgtcttaaGTCCAATAAGTCGACAACGTGTTTTGGACACataaagctgatcacctacttcactatttaaaaaatgactacgaaacaaatatataaacttgaggcccagatctagaAGATTGtacgactgtttttttttttaaataacgtttactttttacattcaactatatattatgttgttaatggcaattttttttaaactggaTCTTACCTGCTGATCTGTAACATTGTCTCCGGCCAAGCGGAGGCACGTACGTACAATTCCAAGTGGTAGGTAAGGGTTATTTTGCTTACTTAAATGTAGAGTTTCAAAATCATCGAGAAACTTCTCGAAAATCGATATTGACTCTTTTATGTTTGCTATTTTGGCCTCATCACGAgtacctaaaaataaaaacttattaaggtatcttgaaataacaaaaaaacatatgcAACAAATTGTAATCCTCATTACTAGTTTGTCAAAGTCGGTTCATGTTAAGATTCAAACTATACTGTCGTCTGTCAAATTGTAATACTTTTATGTGTTTgataatttcttatatatctttttgtcctaacaaatatataaaaaacgtcTTCCATGATGTCTTGGATAAGGCCCACTACATGAAATCGAAACTGAGAAATCTATTGAAAAGGTGCGTGACTAATTGGAGCCGGTAAACTTACAAATAGATCAATTTAGTTACGGCACTAACAACAGATTAACGTTTCAATAGAAAAATTTACAACTGtgacatttaatttgtatacttTTCAAGTATTTCGTAAACGAGCGAATACTTGTAtgcatttttgttaaaacacaTGCATACAAGACAATTTACTACGTCaacgaaatattatttttattgttattcaaaCTACCAAAATATGTACTATTTCTTTGTTGTTAAAGAAACCCTTTCTATCCTCAAGTTATCGATAATGTTGATTTTATTCGTCTACGTTAAAAATATCAGCTGAGACAAAAACTATAGTCCGTAGATTTTACCCGATAATATGGGAATTACTTTgaactgaaattattttatttgtcaaaCGTACAGactattatgtaattatatatatattatatatactattacaACCATGTGGACCTTATCAcgacaatgttttattaagtcTACACTATCTGTGCAtacattacaatttacatcatgatttatatttgatgaagttaagtttatatatgtattagtgATAACACAGTAAcgaagatttattttaaggcTAGCTTGCTTTTATACAGAAGAGTCAATTAAAACGCAATGAATTACGATGATGTTAATACTCACATGTCAAAACTCTCTTTGCTCTTCCAATAAGACCTCTGACAGCTAGCTTTTGATATTCGGGATCACGGCCTTCGAGCTCTTTTAATGTGTTATCTGTTGCTtcctgaaaataattttaactaatttacaaCTTTTGACTCTCacataacatttacaaaaaatgcAAGAAGAAGATGGCCATATAAACCAAAGTATAAGACTCGTGCATATCGTACGTGTACCCCCATCTTGACTGTTGACACTAATCTTGTTGATTAACTTCGATTGTCGTTTATTTTAAGGATTGACAGTAATAGCTTAGTATTTTACATCAATCTACTTCATAAAATACATCCAACGgttaaattatgaaacaaggcaagttatataataaaactttttcaatATAGACTCGAAAATGTTTCATAGATGTCTTTAAGACCTTTTCCAACAGCATCCGAATCgtgttaaataatgtaataattttgcGATCTGTATATGTCGATGTTTTTGACAACTGACCTTATCTTTAAAGCCGAGCCCTGGAACCGTGTCTGGAGGAAGTTCCTTCTTCACTTTCTTCTCTTTCGATTCTTCCATATCAACATCCGAATCACTATCGTCCTGaaaaattgaattgtatttttaataatgtgatctgtattttaaatatgtgtgGAGGAGGGAGGTGTCAGTCTAATATGACAGTGCTCCAGCTCGTAGACCTCAGGGTGCCTGATGGTTATGTCAGGAGGCGGCATCGACCCTACTGTACCCTCAGCGAAAATTAAACTCGAAAAGAACACACTTAGCACAATGTATgtacaattattaatgaacTGCATATAATAATAGACCTTTGAAATTATTgtccgttgagtgaactgaGGAAATACTTCATGTCAATTTCAATACTGTAAGAAATAGTCTTTTaaacaaactcaaactcaaaataaactttattcatataggtaaacaagtacacttatgaacgtcagaaaggaagtgaaattaattgtaaatttacatttactactagttcgcaagtcaagggcgtagagcgggcaagaagaactggcaagaaacatTCAGCCACTTTTTTTAATCCCTAAGTTTTGAATcgtacaaattgtttgaactggagcaaatcaatcccaaggattaggatcatttaagtattcgtcaaatttataaaacgctttatttattaatttacggttaacgagggctttgaatttatttagtgataattcacTAATTTCGCTttggagtttgttgtaaaaacgaatacaatttccatataaggagatgtttatcttctggagcctggttggtcgtacactcaaattggttctgtttcgagtattatactggtgaaagtcaccatttgttttaaaatcgtttatatttatatattttaatctattacTATTTGATGTTGTGttgtttatttctatgtgaCGTAAAATTTGAGTAATGTCTAACGGtagcttattttattaagaaaaaagaaaGTTGGGCCGGACGACCCAAATGCTTCGGGTTGAGAAGTTAAACATATCCTTAGCTGtcagaataacatttttagcGCGATTCAGAACATGGCGTCATTGCAATGATTGTGGGCACAGATCGtcgatatacatatattgtaatataattatttttagaagtcgGTTCGGAAGTCATactttttttgaaaattaatctCGATAGATCTGGAATCAATATTACCTTAGCATCTCTGTTATCTTCTTTATCCTTCTTGACAGTCTTCTTCTGTGTCCCTTCTTTATTCTTGTCCAATTCCGCGATCCAGTTCTCAAATACCTCCATAGCTTCCTtgatattcttaattttttcttctGCTTTTGTTACTAAAAGGATAAATACGAGCTGTATACACTTTCGCCTAAACATGTAATGACATTATATCTGCAATGCGTTGGGTTTAAGTTAATAGGTATAAATCACATTTTAATGTGTTCAGTAGTTTCTGACACAGACCTGGTATAGTTTTCATTATCCTTTCTTACCTGATTTCCCAGATTCACGAGATTATTGAATGTATGAATGTTTGCATATCCATTGACTCGATACCTACATATCAGATGCTCTATATTGGAAGGAAATAATTTGTCAACCCATTTTATTGTCACCTCACTTCATGTAAAGTGAcaaccatggacactcacattgcctgAAGGCTCGTGAACTGGTAtgctcttttattgaaggaccctaagttaaataagaactgaaatatttcagaaCGAACCAGTACTTGAACGAACGAACAAGGaggaaattgttaaattcACGCGTATATTTTTCCACTTATATGATTAATTTTCCATCTTTAACCGGCTTTCTTCTTGACATGAcgttattaagtttaaaaaagtcCAAAATAGAATCTTACATGACAGTACCCTCTTCGCCCGCCCGAGTAATCCGCGGACTGTGAGACGGCGATAGTTCATGTCGTGCTCTTCTAATAGCCGAAGGGTCTCCTCCGCTTTCGCCTTGTCCTTGAACCCGAAGCCGCTATCTTCTTTCTCGTCCTTACCCATATTCTgcgaataaatattacatgatTCTTTCCCCATTTATTTGGActctatttaatatatagtgtAGTGGCTTCACTTTGCCGCCGTGGTTGtgcgttcgaatcacggctgtgGTCTAATGGAATTTCCTTGAAAAAcccaaaacaaataaaaaatattgaaaagacGTATCTGTGGCCAAGACCAATAACCCAGTAATTAATATCGAGTGTGATTTGATAtgaattactaaataaataagcttacGTGTAAGTGGGCGGGGCAGATTGCAAGAGGAACACAAAAGTGAAGCAAGAAAGTATTAAACTGGTGTCcaagctatatattatatataggtacAATAAACGCATAGAGAAGGACAGTTTAGAAGGTGAATAGACCAAATTGAGGAAACAGCAGAGCATACATGGCAGAGTGTCACAGTGCAGGCACACACAGGTAGTGGAATtcggaggaggcctttgcctAAAAGGGCAGACAGATATTTAGAAACAATAATATGgtagaaatattaatgtatataaatgtagtgtatctaaaataaaagcttttcGTATTATTAAccaataacaaaacattactTTGAGAGTTATGATGCAGACCGTTAATACAAGGCTACCAAAATGTACACAATATGCTAATAGTAATAACATATGCGGTATATATGTTGTCACGAAACACTTTTAACGATGACATAAGACAAGGTTAAATCGTGATGTCGTTTAGGTACTACTGTACTCTTCAATTGCCGTTTTTAAACAGCTACTCACCCTATAACTTAGCAAGCA
Coding sequences within it:
- the LOC123715497 gene encoding uncharacterized protein LOC123715497 isoform X1, with product MNRSKSKLQGVSGIRESDTGKSTPGKRRNMGKDEKEDSGFGFKDKAKAEETLRLLEEHDMNYRRLTVRGLLGRAKRVLSLTKAEEKIKNIKEAMEVFENWIAELDKNKEGTQKKTVKKDKEDNRDAKDDSDSDVDMEESKEKKVKKELPPDTVPGLGFKDKEATDNTLKELEGRDPEYQKLAVRGLIGRAKRVLTCTRDEAKIANIKESISIFEKFLDDFETLHLSKQNNPYLPLGIVRTCLRLAGDNVTDQQKSFIDAYASVNGEYKRLRTVLEKDDGKSWDIVRNAALKDLKEKYVDAKLYNEKDDPTKEHLELLLWAYSPDAARVKKVIPDTKSEEEEPNAKEKKHNDSDRKRRHSDEESPSKKKKE
- the LOC123715497 gene encoding uncharacterized protein LOC123715497 isoform X2; this encodes MGKDEKEDSGFGFKDKAKAEETLRLLEEHDMNYRRLTVRGLLGRAKRVLSLTKAEEKIKNIKEAMEVFENWIAELDKNKEGTQKKTVKKDKEDNRDAKDDSDSDVDMEESKEKKVKKELPPDTVPGLGFKDKEATDNTLKELEGRDPEYQKLAVRGLIGRAKRVLTCTRDEAKIANIKESISIFEKFLDDFETLHLSKQNNPYLPLGIVRTCLRLAGDNVTDQQKSFIDAYASVNGEYKRLRTVLEKDDGKSWDIVRNAALKDLKEKYVDAKLYNEKDDPTKEHLELLLWAYSPDAARVKKVIPDTKSEEEEPNAKEKKHNDSDRKRRHSDEESPSKKKKE